A window from Gasterosteus aculeatus chromosome 14, fGasAcu3.hap1.1, whole genome shotgun sequence encodes these proteins:
- the aebp1a gene encoding adipocyte enhancer-binding protein 1 isoform X7: protein MDQSIWKESEECTGSWVEVHGWRFMGGGSWEEVHGWRFMGGGSWEEVHGRRFMAGGSWVVQGITNSNEPPFMGGGSWVEVHSRRLVGGGTCGSVLVLTRVVFSSRREAARLKKEWEEEEEERLKKISLPVEQKKCPPLGLESHRVEDDQLLASSQAQHGVGAHRGRLNMQGSGDHDNLHGGAWCAEPEEREHWFQVDARREVEFTGVITQGRNSKQLEDFVSSYFVAFSNDSRDWKTLHDGYAEWLFYGNVDRDTPVLGQFSPPVVARYIRILPQSWNGSLCLRAEVLACQLPSSYRSENDVNSSDDLDFRHHNYKEMRQMMKVINEECPNITRIYNIGKSSQGLKMYAMEISDNPGEHETGEPEFRYTAGLHGNEALGRELLLLLMQFLCKEYKDDNPRVRRLVDGVRIHLVPSLNPDAYELAHEMGSEMGNWALGHWTAEGYDIFQNFPDLNSILWGAEDRGWVPRIVPNHHIPLPENSLNGSLAMETKSIISWMQRTPFVLGANLQGGEKLVAYPFDMQRPSISSADRRRWRGNGEMSEETWARIQRQNDGSLRETPDDAMFRWLAMSYAHSHLTMTETYRGSCHGDDITGGQGITNRASWAPVVGSMNDFSYLHTDCFELSVFLGCDKFPHESELALEWENNRESLLSFIEQVNRGIKGVVRDMEGNPLPNATISVEGIRHDVRTAAGGDYWRLLNPGEFRVTAKADGHTPQTRLCMVGYDSGATSCSFTLAKSNWNRIKQIMALHGQRPIRLVPKVSAPKATTPAASPPAPTLDSHSAAQKAERLRRLRVLRLRRLRQQRLRAGFTAAPATTTTTTTTTTTTTTMAPSTTPEAAGTTSWYDSWFPVDSWMTENPFDSVGFDAAPTQDYPFEYTID, encoded by the exons ATGGACCAAAGCATCTGGAAGGAGAGCGAGGAATGCACGGGTTCATGGGTGGAGGTTCATGGGTGGAGGTTCATGGGTGGAGGTTCATGGGAGGAG GTTCATGGGTGGAGGTTCATGGGTGGAGGTTCATGGGAGGAG GTTCATGGGAGGAGGTTCATGGCAGGAGGTTCATGGGTGGTGCAGGGCATCACCAATAGTAATGAACCTCCGTTCATGGGTGGAGGTTCATGGGTGGAGGTGCACAGCAGGAGGCTCGTGGGTGGAGGAACATGTGGAAGTGTTTTGGTTCTGACACGTGTTGTTTTCTCGTCACGGAGAGAAGCTGCGCGGCTGAagaaggagtgggaggaggaagaggaggagcgccTGAAGAAGATCTCACTCCCTGTTGAGCAGAAGA AGTGTCCCCCTCTGGGCCTGGAGTCCCACCGGGTGGAGGACGACCAGCTGCTGGCCTCGTCCCAGGCTCAGCACGGCGTTGGCGCCCACCGAGGCCGCCTCAACATGCAG GGCTCCGGCGACCACGACAACCTGCACGGCGGCGCCTGGTGCGCCGAGCCCGAGGAGAGGGAGCACTGGTTCCAGGTCGACGCCCGGCGGGAGGTGGAGTTCACCGGGGTCATCACGCAGGGACGCAACTCCAAGCAGCT GGAGGACTTCGTGTCCTCCTACTTCGTGGCCTTCAGCAACGACAGCCGCGACTGGAAGACCCTTCACGACGGCTACGCCGAGTGG TTGTTCTACGGGAACGTGGACAGGGACACGCCGGTGCTGGGCCAGTTCTCGCCGCCCGTGGTGGCGCGCTACATCCGCATCCTGCCGCAGAGCTGGAACGGCAGCTTGTGCCTCCGAGCCGAAGTCCTGGCCTGCCAGCTCCCAA GCAGCTACCGCAGTGAGAATGACGTGAACTCATCCGACGACCTCGACTTCCGACATCACAACTACAAGGAGATGAGACAG ATGATGAAGGTGATAAACGAAGAGTGTCCCAACATCACCAGGATCTACAACATCGGCAAGAGCTCTCAGGGCCTGAAGATGTACGCCATGGAGATCTCTGACAACCCCGGGGAGCACGAGACAG GTGAGCCGGAGTTCCGGTACACGGCCGGTCTCCACGGCAACGAGGCGCTGGGTCgcgagctcctcctcctgctgatgcAGTTCCTGTGCAAGGAGTACAAAGACGACAACCCCAGGGTGCGCCGCCTGGTGGACGGCGTGAGGATACACCTGGTGCCCTCGCTCAACCCCGACGCCTACGAGCTGGCCCACGAGATG GGCTCAGAGATGGGGAACTGGGCTCTGGGCCACTGGACCGCGGAGGGTTACGACATCTTCCAAAACTTCCCGGACCTCAACAGCATCCTGTGGGGAGCCGAGGACAGAGGCTGGGTCCCTCGCATCGTCCCCAATCATCACATCCCACTGCCGGAAAACTCCCTCAACGGCTCC CTCGCCATGGAGACCAAATCCATCATCTCCTGGATGCAGCGAACCCCGTTTGTTCTGGGGGCCAATTTGcaaggaggagagaagctggTGGCGTATCCTTTCGACATGCAGCGCCCATCGATCTCT TCGGCCGACAGGCGGCGCTGGAGAGGCAACGGCGAGATGAGCGAGGAGACGTGGGCCCGCATCCAGCGGCAGAACGACGGCTCCCTGCGGGAGACGCCGGACGACGCCATGTTCCGATGGCTCGCCATGTCGTACGCCCACAGCCACCTGACCATGACGGAGACCTACCGGGGCTCATGCCACGGGGACGACATCACCGGGGGCCAGGGCATCACCAACCGGGCCAGCTGGGCCCCCGTGGTGGGCA GTATGAACGACTTCAGCTACCTGCACACCGACTGCTTCGAGCTCTCCGTCTTCCTGGGCTGCGACAAGTTTCCCCACGAGAGCGAGCTGGCGCTTGAGTGGGAGAACAACCGCGAGTCTCTGCTGTCCTTCATCGAACAA GTAAATCGAGGGATAAAAGGTGTGGTGAGAGACATGGAGGGAAACCCGCTGCCCAACGCCACCATATCTGTGGAGGGAATACGGCACGACGTCAGAACCG CCGCGGGCGGCGACTACTGGCGTCTGCTGAACCCCGGCGAGTTCAGGGTCACCGCCAAGGCAGACGGCCACACCCCTCAGACCCGGCTGTGCATGGTGGGCTACGACTCCGGCGCCACGTCCTGCAGCTTCACCCTGGCCAAGTCCAACTGGAACCGCATCAAGCAGATCATGGCGCTGCACGGCCAGAGGCCCATCCGCCTGGTGCCCAAGGTCAGCGCGCCCAAGGCGACCACGCCGGCCGCCAGCCCGCCGGCGCCGACCCTCGACAGCCACTCGGCAGCGCAGAAGGCGGAGCGCCTCCGGAGGCTCCGCGTCCTTCGTCTGCGGCGTCTGCGGCAGCAGAGGCTGAGAGCCGGTTTCACCGCCGCTCctgccacaacaacaacaaccaccaccaccaccacaaccacaacaacaatggCCCCCTCCACCACGCCCGAGGCCGCGGGGACCACCTCCTGGTACGACTCCTGGTTCCCGGTGGACAGCTGGATGACGGAGAACCCGTTCGACAGCGTCGGCTTCGACGCGGCGCCCACGCAGGATTACCCCTTCGAGTACACCATCGACTGa
- the aebp1a gene encoding adipocyte enhancer-binding protein 1 isoform X9: protein MDQSIWKESEECTGSWVEVHGWRFMGGGSWEEVHGRRFMAGGSWVVQGITNSNEPPFMGGGSWVEVHSRRLVGGGTCGSVLVLTRVVFSSRREAARLKKEWEEEEEERLKKISLPVEQKKCPPLGLESHRVEDDQLLASSQAQHGVGAHRGRLNMQGSGDHDNLHGGAWCAEPEEREHWFQVDARREVEFTGVITQGRNSKQLEDFVSSYFVAFSNDSRDWKTLHDGYAEWLFYGNVDRDTPVLGQFSPPVVARYIRILPQSWNGSLCLRAEVLACQLPSSYRSENDVNSSDDLDFRHHNYKEMRQMMKVINEECPNITRIYNIGKSSQGLKMYAMEISDNPGEHETGEPEFRYTAGLHGNEALGRELLLLLMQFLCKEYKDDNPRVRRLVDGVRIHLVPSLNPDAYELAHEMGSEMGNWALGHWTAEGYDIFQNFPDLNSILWGAEDRGWVPRIVPNHHIPLPENSLNGSLAMETKSIISWMQRTPFVLGANLQGGEKLVAYPFDMQRPSISSADRRRWRGNGEMSEETWARIQRQNDGSLRETPDDAMFRWLAMSYAHSHLTMTETYRGSCHGDDITGGQGITNRASWAPVVGSMNDFSYLHTDCFELSVFLGCDKFPHESELALEWENNRESLLSFIEQVNRGIKGVVRDMEGNPLPNATISVEGIRHDVRTAAGGDYWRLLNPGEFRVTAKADGHTPQTRLCMVGYDSGATSCSFTLAKSNWNRIKQIMALHGQRPIRLVPKVSAPKATTPAASPPAPTLDSHSAAQKAERLRRLRVLRLRRLRQQRLRAGFTAAPATTTTTTTTTTTTTTMAPSTTPEAAGTTSWYDSWFPVDSWMTENPFDSVGFDAAPTQDYPFEYTID from the exons ATGGACCAAAGCATCTGGAAGGAGAGCGAGGAATGCACGGGTTCATGGGTGGAGGTTCATGGGTGGAGGTTCATGGGTGGAGGTTCATGGGAGGAG GTTCATGGGAGGAGGTTCATGGCAGGAGGTTCATGGGTGGTGCAGGGCATCACCAATAGTAATGAACCTCCGTTCATGGGTGGAGGTTCATGGGTGGAGGTGCACAGCAGGAGGCTCGTGGGTGGAGGAACATGTGGAAGTGTTTTGGTTCTGACACGTGTTGTTTTCTCGTCACGGAGAGAAGCTGCGCGGCTGAagaaggagtgggaggaggaagaggaggagcgccTGAAGAAGATCTCACTCCCTGTTGAGCAGAAGA AGTGTCCCCCTCTGGGCCTGGAGTCCCACCGGGTGGAGGACGACCAGCTGCTGGCCTCGTCCCAGGCTCAGCACGGCGTTGGCGCCCACCGAGGCCGCCTCAACATGCAG GGCTCCGGCGACCACGACAACCTGCACGGCGGCGCCTGGTGCGCCGAGCCCGAGGAGAGGGAGCACTGGTTCCAGGTCGACGCCCGGCGGGAGGTGGAGTTCACCGGGGTCATCACGCAGGGACGCAACTCCAAGCAGCT GGAGGACTTCGTGTCCTCCTACTTCGTGGCCTTCAGCAACGACAGCCGCGACTGGAAGACCCTTCACGACGGCTACGCCGAGTGG TTGTTCTACGGGAACGTGGACAGGGACACGCCGGTGCTGGGCCAGTTCTCGCCGCCCGTGGTGGCGCGCTACATCCGCATCCTGCCGCAGAGCTGGAACGGCAGCTTGTGCCTCCGAGCCGAAGTCCTGGCCTGCCAGCTCCCAA GCAGCTACCGCAGTGAGAATGACGTGAACTCATCCGACGACCTCGACTTCCGACATCACAACTACAAGGAGATGAGACAG ATGATGAAGGTGATAAACGAAGAGTGTCCCAACATCACCAGGATCTACAACATCGGCAAGAGCTCTCAGGGCCTGAAGATGTACGCCATGGAGATCTCTGACAACCCCGGGGAGCACGAGACAG GTGAGCCGGAGTTCCGGTACACGGCCGGTCTCCACGGCAACGAGGCGCTGGGTCgcgagctcctcctcctgctgatgcAGTTCCTGTGCAAGGAGTACAAAGACGACAACCCCAGGGTGCGCCGCCTGGTGGACGGCGTGAGGATACACCTGGTGCCCTCGCTCAACCCCGACGCCTACGAGCTGGCCCACGAGATG GGCTCAGAGATGGGGAACTGGGCTCTGGGCCACTGGACCGCGGAGGGTTACGACATCTTCCAAAACTTCCCGGACCTCAACAGCATCCTGTGGGGAGCCGAGGACAGAGGCTGGGTCCCTCGCATCGTCCCCAATCATCACATCCCACTGCCGGAAAACTCCCTCAACGGCTCC CTCGCCATGGAGACCAAATCCATCATCTCCTGGATGCAGCGAACCCCGTTTGTTCTGGGGGCCAATTTGcaaggaggagagaagctggTGGCGTATCCTTTCGACATGCAGCGCCCATCGATCTCT TCGGCCGACAGGCGGCGCTGGAGAGGCAACGGCGAGATGAGCGAGGAGACGTGGGCCCGCATCCAGCGGCAGAACGACGGCTCCCTGCGGGAGACGCCGGACGACGCCATGTTCCGATGGCTCGCCATGTCGTACGCCCACAGCCACCTGACCATGACGGAGACCTACCGGGGCTCATGCCACGGGGACGACATCACCGGGGGCCAGGGCATCACCAACCGGGCCAGCTGGGCCCCCGTGGTGGGCA GTATGAACGACTTCAGCTACCTGCACACCGACTGCTTCGAGCTCTCCGTCTTCCTGGGCTGCGACAAGTTTCCCCACGAGAGCGAGCTGGCGCTTGAGTGGGAGAACAACCGCGAGTCTCTGCTGTCCTTCATCGAACAA GTAAATCGAGGGATAAAAGGTGTGGTGAGAGACATGGAGGGAAACCCGCTGCCCAACGCCACCATATCTGTGGAGGGAATACGGCACGACGTCAGAACCG CCGCGGGCGGCGACTACTGGCGTCTGCTGAACCCCGGCGAGTTCAGGGTCACCGCCAAGGCAGACGGCCACACCCCTCAGACCCGGCTGTGCATGGTGGGCTACGACTCCGGCGCCACGTCCTGCAGCTTCACCCTGGCCAAGTCCAACTGGAACCGCATCAAGCAGATCATGGCGCTGCACGGCCAGAGGCCCATCCGCCTGGTGCCCAAGGTCAGCGCGCCCAAGGCGACCACGCCGGCCGCCAGCCCGCCGGCGCCGACCCTCGACAGCCACTCGGCAGCGCAGAAGGCGGAGCGCCTCCGGAGGCTCCGCGTCCTTCGTCTGCGGCGTCTGCGGCAGCAGAGGCTGAGAGCCGGTTTCACCGCCGCTCctgccacaacaacaacaaccaccaccaccaccacaaccacaacaacaatggCCCCCTCCACCACGCCCGAGGCCGCGGGGACCACCTCCTGGTACGACTCCTGGTTCCCGGTGGACAGCTGGATGACGGAGAACCCGTTCGACAGCGTCGGCTTCGACGCGGCGCCCACGCAGGATTACCCCTTCGAGTACACCATCGACTGa
- the aebp1a gene encoding adipocyte enhancer-binding protein 1 isoform X10, with protein sequence MHGFMGGGSWVEVHGRRFMAGGSWVVQGITNSNEPPFMGGGSWVEVHSRRLVGGGTCGSVLVLTRVVFSSRREAARLKKEWEEEEEERLKKISLPVEQKKCPPLGLESHRVEDDQLLASSQAQHGVGAHRGRLNMQGSGDHDNLHGGAWCAEPEEREHWFQVDARREVEFTGVITQGRNSKQLEDFVSSYFVAFSNDSRDWKTLHDGYAEWLFYGNVDRDTPVLGQFSPPVVARYIRILPQSWNGSLCLRAEVLACQLPSSYRSENDVNSSDDLDFRHHNYKEMRQMMKVINEECPNITRIYNIGKSSQGLKMYAMEISDNPGEHETGEPEFRYTAGLHGNEALGRELLLLLMQFLCKEYKDDNPRVRRLVDGVRIHLVPSLNPDAYELAHEMGSEMGNWALGHWTAEGYDIFQNFPDLNSILWGAEDRGWVPRIVPNHHIPLPENSLNGSLAMETKSIISWMQRTPFVLGANLQGGEKLVAYPFDMQRPSISSADRRRWRGNGEMSEETWARIQRQNDGSLRETPDDAMFRWLAMSYAHSHLTMTETYRGSCHGDDITGGQGITNRASWAPVVGSMNDFSYLHTDCFELSVFLGCDKFPHESELALEWENNRESLLSFIEQVNRGIKGVVRDMEGNPLPNATISVEGIRHDVRTAAGGDYWRLLNPGEFRVTAKADGHTPQTRLCMVGYDSGATSCSFTLAKSNWNRIKQIMALHGQRPIRLVPKVSAPKATTPAASPPAPTLDSHSAAQKAERLRRLRVLRLRRLRQQRLRAGFTAAPATTTTTTTTTTTTTTMAPSTTPEAAGTTSWYDSWFPVDSWMTENPFDSVGFDAAPTQDYPFEYTID encoded by the exons ATGCACGGGTTCATGGGTGGAGGTTCATGGGTGGAG GTTCATGGGAGGAGGTTCATGGCAGGAGGTTCATGGGTGGTGCAGGGCATCACCAATAGTAATGAACCTCCGTTCATGGGTGGAGGTTCATGGGTGGAGGTGCACAGCAGGAGGCTCGTGGGTGGAGGAACATGTGGAAGTGTTTTGGTTCTGACACGTGTTGTTTTCTCGTCACGGAGAGAAGCTGCGCGGCTGAagaaggagtgggaggaggaagaggaggagcgccTGAAGAAGATCTCACTCCCTGTTGAGCAGAAGA AGTGTCCCCCTCTGGGCCTGGAGTCCCACCGGGTGGAGGACGACCAGCTGCTGGCCTCGTCCCAGGCTCAGCACGGCGTTGGCGCCCACCGAGGCCGCCTCAACATGCAG GGCTCCGGCGACCACGACAACCTGCACGGCGGCGCCTGGTGCGCCGAGCCCGAGGAGAGGGAGCACTGGTTCCAGGTCGACGCCCGGCGGGAGGTGGAGTTCACCGGGGTCATCACGCAGGGACGCAACTCCAAGCAGCT GGAGGACTTCGTGTCCTCCTACTTCGTGGCCTTCAGCAACGACAGCCGCGACTGGAAGACCCTTCACGACGGCTACGCCGAGTGG TTGTTCTACGGGAACGTGGACAGGGACACGCCGGTGCTGGGCCAGTTCTCGCCGCCCGTGGTGGCGCGCTACATCCGCATCCTGCCGCAGAGCTGGAACGGCAGCTTGTGCCTCCGAGCCGAAGTCCTGGCCTGCCAGCTCCCAA GCAGCTACCGCAGTGAGAATGACGTGAACTCATCCGACGACCTCGACTTCCGACATCACAACTACAAGGAGATGAGACAG ATGATGAAGGTGATAAACGAAGAGTGTCCCAACATCACCAGGATCTACAACATCGGCAAGAGCTCTCAGGGCCTGAAGATGTACGCCATGGAGATCTCTGACAACCCCGGGGAGCACGAGACAG GTGAGCCGGAGTTCCGGTACACGGCCGGTCTCCACGGCAACGAGGCGCTGGGTCgcgagctcctcctcctgctgatgcAGTTCCTGTGCAAGGAGTACAAAGACGACAACCCCAGGGTGCGCCGCCTGGTGGACGGCGTGAGGATACACCTGGTGCCCTCGCTCAACCCCGACGCCTACGAGCTGGCCCACGAGATG GGCTCAGAGATGGGGAACTGGGCTCTGGGCCACTGGACCGCGGAGGGTTACGACATCTTCCAAAACTTCCCGGACCTCAACAGCATCCTGTGGGGAGCCGAGGACAGAGGCTGGGTCCCTCGCATCGTCCCCAATCATCACATCCCACTGCCGGAAAACTCCCTCAACGGCTCC CTCGCCATGGAGACCAAATCCATCATCTCCTGGATGCAGCGAACCCCGTTTGTTCTGGGGGCCAATTTGcaaggaggagagaagctggTGGCGTATCCTTTCGACATGCAGCGCCCATCGATCTCT TCGGCCGACAGGCGGCGCTGGAGAGGCAACGGCGAGATGAGCGAGGAGACGTGGGCCCGCATCCAGCGGCAGAACGACGGCTCCCTGCGGGAGACGCCGGACGACGCCATGTTCCGATGGCTCGCCATGTCGTACGCCCACAGCCACCTGACCATGACGGAGACCTACCGGGGCTCATGCCACGGGGACGACATCACCGGGGGCCAGGGCATCACCAACCGGGCCAGCTGGGCCCCCGTGGTGGGCA GTATGAACGACTTCAGCTACCTGCACACCGACTGCTTCGAGCTCTCCGTCTTCCTGGGCTGCGACAAGTTTCCCCACGAGAGCGAGCTGGCGCTTGAGTGGGAGAACAACCGCGAGTCTCTGCTGTCCTTCATCGAACAA GTAAATCGAGGGATAAAAGGTGTGGTGAGAGACATGGAGGGAAACCCGCTGCCCAACGCCACCATATCTGTGGAGGGAATACGGCACGACGTCAGAACCG CCGCGGGCGGCGACTACTGGCGTCTGCTGAACCCCGGCGAGTTCAGGGTCACCGCCAAGGCAGACGGCCACACCCCTCAGACCCGGCTGTGCATGGTGGGCTACGACTCCGGCGCCACGTCCTGCAGCTTCACCCTGGCCAAGTCCAACTGGAACCGCATCAAGCAGATCATGGCGCTGCACGGCCAGAGGCCCATCCGCCTGGTGCCCAAGGTCAGCGCGCCCAAGGCGACCACGCCGGCCGCCAGCCCGCCGGCGCCGACCCTCGACAGCCACTCGGCAGCGCAGAAGGCGGAGCGCCTCCGGAGGCTCCGCGTCCTTCGTCTGCGGCGTCTGCGGCAGCAGAGGCTGAGAGCCGGTTTCACCGCCGCTCctgccacaacaacaacaaccaccaccaccaccacaaccacaacaacaatggCCCCCTCCACCACGCCCGAGGCCGCGGGGACCACCTCCTGGTACGACTCCTGGTTCCCGGTGGACAGCTGGATGACGGAGAACCCGTTCGACAGCGTCGGCTTCGACGCGGCGCCCACGCAGGATTACCCCTTCGAGTACACCATCGACTGa